One region of Jonesiaceae bacterium BS-20 genomic DNA includes:
- a CDS encoding ComEC/Rec2 family competence protein, with the protein MLVYRDLRLIPVALSAWILIAILVGSAAQTVFIWALGLVSAGLAVLMLANFHGRRWSANVVSYTQSAGLSGIIVGLILGVLAGHLLGVQNSSIPQLARGEHRVQVIGKVVSQPKAVNSKRFDSGAYRFVLRVERVVARGQITSANVDIQLMVDALDPVGLPAYGAIIAAAGNLKPTEPGQAQHARMFAEPGLQILTEPQGLNRATNHLRAGLMRRTEPLSAQARGLVPGAGIGDTSAMTEDLSQAMKTTSLTHITAVSGSHFAIIFMVVSASLWFCPRWLRAMLVAVFMVGFVALVHPEPSVQRAAVMCGVMVFATVLGRPSGSLTSWAVAVLVLLIIDPWLARQFGFVLSVLATGGLIVGTAPIAKLLHNDHQPRWWMPKKLALVLAVPVAAQLACAPILILLEPQISMYSVPANLAATPALVPATLGAVGATLVGPLWPWAGNLMVTIASGATWWIAKVAFFFAGLPGASIQWWPGWLGVIILAGVTVAGLALFFAPPRLPSAMARFMVGRLPLRLQQRLAQQPLLLSQLGGPVKTIGVVIGLLATLNVVAWLRPPWLAQLGGTSHFGDQWQVASCDVGQGDALLVNLGGGQALMIDTGPPDAPVAHCLRQFGVDTIAVLFLTHFHVDHTGGLQQLLATTKVRRVVGSPVIDGGEQQDQTRKIESLLDRVGLPLEMGSTAMTGSHGQVTWQVLGPTAQLVERLSAHAVLGGEVQNDSSLVLDVQLGTETTMLFLGDLEMTGQRSLLETLLTRDNPTYDLVKVAHHGSRVQDPALARLLAPELALFSFGKDNSYGHPHQQTVELFSQIGARAWDTARCGSFGVNHTADGWFVVADCP; encoded by the coding sequence GTGCTGGTTTATCGGGATCTACGTCTGATCCCGGTTGCGTTGTCGGCGTGGATACTTATCGCGATCTTGGTTGGGTCAGCCGCCCAGACAGTTTTCATCTGGGCGCTTGGCTTAGTATCCGCGGGCCTTGCCGTTCTTATGTTGGCCAACTTCCATGGTCGCAGGTGGTCTGCGAACGTAGTGTCTTACACCCAGAGCGCGGGACTGAGTGGGATTATCGTTGGTCTGATCCTCGGTGTACTTGCTGGACACCTCCTAGGGGTCCAGAATTCTTCAATTCCACAATTGGCCCGCGGTGAGCACCGGGTCCAAGTGATTGGCAAGGTTGTTTCGCAACCCAAAGCCGTGAACTCCAAACGCTTTGATAGTGGAGCTTACCGGTTTGTTTTGCGTGTGGAACGCGTGGTGGCCCGCGGTCAAATAACGTCAGCCAACGTGGATATCCAGCTCATGGTTGATGCCTTGGATCCGGTCGGATTACCTGCATACGGGGCGATCATTGCAGCCGCAGGAAACCTGAAACCAACAGAGCCCGGTCAGGCGCAGCATGCCCGGATGTTTGCGGAGCCCGGACTGCAAATCTTGACGGAGCCGCAGGGCCTCAACAGGGCTACCAATCACCTGCGAGCAGGTTTGATGCGTCGCACCGAACCCCTGTCTGCCCAGGCCCGCGGGCTGGTGCCGGGTGCGGGCATCGGGGATACCTCAGCCATGACCGAGGACCTTTCCCAGGCAATGAAAACCACGAGCCTGACCCACATTACTGCGGTCTCAGGGTCGCACTTTGCCATCATATTCATGGTGGTTTCTGCTAGCTTATGGTTTTGTCCTCGCTGGCTCCGTGCCATGTTGGTCGCCGTTTTCATGGTGGGATTTGTGGCGCTCGTACACCCTGAGCCTTCTGTCCAACGAGCCGCAGTGATGTGCGGAGTGATGGTGTTTGCCACGGTTCTGGGACGTCCCAGCGGGTCATTGACCTCATGGGCTGTTGCAGTGCTGGTTCTGCTGATTATTGACCCGTGGTTGGCGCGCCAATTTGGATTCGTCTTAAGCGTCTTGGCAACCGGGGGACTGATCGTTGGAACCGCACCAATTGCCAAATTGCTGCACAACGATCACCAACCTAGATGGTGGATGCCAAAGAAGCTGGCCCTCGTTTTGGCCGTGCCGGTCGCTGCCCAACTGGCCTGTGCCCCAATCCTAATTTTATTGGAACCACAGATCAGCATGTACTCGGTTCCCGCGAATCTAGCTGCAACCCCGGCCCTCGTACCCGCCACGTTGGGCGCGGTCGGGGCAACTTTAGTGGGGCCACTTTGGCCGTGGGCAGGTAACCTGATGGTCACAATCGCCAGTGGTGCTACCTGGTGGATTGCCAAGGTTGCATTTTTCTTTGCCGGGTTGCCCGGAGCTTCGATCCAATGGTGGCCCGGCTGGCTGGGAGTGATCATTCTGGCTGGAGTGACTGTCGCGGGGCTCGCACTGTTTTTTGCCCCGCCACGGCTGCCATCAGCCATGGCAAGATTCATGGTTGGGCGCTTGCCATTACGCTTGCAACAGCGCCTAGCGCAGCAACCGCTCCTGCTTTCCCAATTGGGAGGCCCGGTCAAGACCATTGGCGTTGTTATTGGCCTGCTAGCGACGTTGAATGTGGTGGCCTGGCTCAGGCCTCCTTGGCTTGCCCAACTGGGCGGCACTTCTCACTTTGGCGACCAATGGCAGGTGGCGTCCTGCGACGTTGGCCAGGGCGATGCACTGTTGGTCAACCTAGGTGGGGGACAGGCACTCATGATTGATACCGGTCCACCGGATGCCCCGGTGGCTCATTGTCTGCGGCAATTTGGCGTGGACACTATTGCGGTCCTCTTCCTCACCCACTTCCATGTCGATCACACCGGCGGGTTGCAGCAACTTCTGGCAACTACCAAGGTCCGCAGAGTCGTGGGGTCTCCCGTAATTGACGGAGGGGAGCAACAAGACCAGACCCGGAAGATCGAGTCGCTGCTGGACCGGGTGGGCCTACCCCTTGAGATGGGCAGCACCGCCATGACCGGTAGCCACGGACAGGTAACTTGGCAGGTTTTGGGGCCCACCGCACAACTGGTCGAGCGATTGTCCGCGCACGCAGTTCTTGGCGGCGAGGTGCAAAACGATTCCAGCCTGGTTCTCGATGTACAACTAGGGACCGAAACAACAATGCTCTTCCTAGGCGACCTTGAGATGACCGGTCAGCGGTCTCTCCTAGAGACGCTGTTGACCCGCGACAACCCAACCTATGACCTGGTGAAAGTAGCCCACCACGGATCACGAGTACAGGACCCGGCACTTGCCCGGCTACTGGCACCCGAGCTCGCGTTATTCTCCTTTGGTAAAGACAACTCTTACGGCCACCCCCACCAACAAACGGTTGAACTCTTCAGCCAAATCGGTGCCCGAGCATGGGACACCGCGCGCTGCGGGAGCTTTGGAGTCAATCACACTGCGGACGGTTGGTTTGTAGTTGCTGATTGTCCGTGA
- a CDS encoding helix-hairpin-helix domain-containing protein — protein sequence MTNRIEDLFPTAELDSSAADEAAPTHAAIPERDQGTLHSAMSAVATGYAAAHGHPLEHDGFLSAQRVRRRWALGMRAGVILIVLIGVIGAAVSIRAVTGSKQIPVTLDSPPEVVVNVEDEMPSTQGPQPGTEQQGAVAVASVPDGPEQDQGPSGHAVVHVAGQVADPGVVTLVNGARVSDAVTAAGGLTTQADPAAVNLARVIQDGEQIYVPAVGEEPPALFGGPAEHPHAVGSGPEQATQDDSLVDLNTATQAQLETLPGIGPALASRIIAWRETNGGFAQKSDLMSVSGIGPAVMGNVQDLITVD from the coding sequence GTGACCAATCGTATTGAAGACCTATTTCCCACAGCCGAGTTAGACTCCAGCGCTGCGGATGAAGCTGCGCCAACACACGCCGCCATACCGGAGCGAGACCAAGGAACACTGCACTCCGCGATGTCGGCGGTCGCCACTGGATACGCGGCCGCGCATGGGCACCCCCTTGAGCATGATGGATTTTTATCCGCGCAGCGGGTCAGGCGCAGATGGGCGCTAGGAATGCGCGCCGGCGTCATTCTCATCGTCTTAATCGGTGTGATCGGTGCAGCAGTCTCGATTAGAGCGGTAACTGGCAGCAAACAGATTCCAGTTACGTTGGATTCACCGCCCGAAGTTGTCGTTAATGTTGAAGATGAGATGCCTAGTACGCAGGGTCCACAGCCGGGAACCGAACAACAAGGCGCGGTGGCCGTTGCGTCCGTACCGGACGGGCCTGAACAGGATCAAGGTCCCTCGGGACACGCGGTGGTCCACGTGGCGGGGCAAGTGGCGGACCCAGGTGTAGTCACTTTGGTCAATGGGGCACGTGTTTCAGATGCGGTCACAGCGGCCGGGGGACTGACCACGCAAGCCGACCCTGCCGCCGTTAACCTGGCCCGTGTCATCCAGGACGGGGAGCAGATCTATGTGCCCGCAGTGGGGGAGGAACCTCCCGCACTCTTTGGAGGCCCGGCAGAACATCCGCACGCAGTTGGCAGCGGCCCGGAGCAAGCAACACAGGATGATTCCTTGGTAGATCTTAATACCGCTACCCAAGCACAACTTGAGACGTTGCCCGGGATTGGTCCCGCCCTTGCTAGCCGAATCATTGCGTGGCGGGAGACCAACGGCGGCTTTGCTCAAAAGTCCGACCTCATGAGTGTCTCGGGAATTGGCCCGGCAGTCATGGGGAACGTGCAAGACCTCATCACCGTGGATTAG
- the hemW gene encoding radical SAM family heme chaperone HemW — protein MSPALPDGEAAPLDGALPTWVANGAADRGFGIYLHVPFCSVRCGYCDFNTYTATELGGGASQVNYARTAILEVALAAKAMHNAGLPQRTVNTVFFGGGTPTMLPAKDLVSMLAAVQDTWGLTPGAEVTTEANPDSVTPQYLQELAAAGFTRVSFGMQSAVPHVLATLERTHDPRCIPDVVQWAREAGLDVSLDLIYGTPGESLDDWRLSLETAIATGVDHVSAYALVVEQGTKMAAQVRRGQIALPSEDDQVQKYELAEELLTAAGLGWYEVSNWSRTPETACQHNLAYWRGDDWWGIGPGAHSYLGGQPDTDTQEQAASGMRWWNVKHPIRYAALLEAGNSPAAGRERLTAQEAALERLMLGIRLRKGLSVDVLSPQARTRVAGHIAAGLLDGGAAVRGLLVLTLKGRLLADTVIRDLSD, from the coding sequence ATGAGCCCAGCTTTGCCAGACGGCGAAGCGGCACCGCTTGATGGTGCCCTTCCAACGTGGGTTGCTAATGGCGCAGCGGACCGCGGTTTTGGAATCTACCTGCACGTACCGTTCTGCTCTGTGCGGTGCGGGTACTGCGATTTCAATACGTACACCGCCACCGAACTTGGCGGTGGCGCGAGCCAAGTGAATTACGCACGGACCGCAATCCTAGAAGTTGCATTGGCGGCCAAGGCAATGCACAATGCAGGTCTGCCGCAGCGCACCGTCAACACCGTATTCTTTGGTGGGGGCACGCCAACCATGCTGCCTGCCAAGGACCTGGTGTCCATGTTGGCCGCGGTCCAGGACACCTGGGGATTGACTCCCGGGGCCGAGGTCACCACGGAAGCAAACCCGGACTCCGTTACCCCGCAATACCTGCAAGAGCTGGCAGCTGCTGGGTTTACCCGGGTGAGCTTTGGGATGCAGTCGGCGGTGCCGCACGTCTTAGCAACGCTCGAGCGCACCCACGACCCGCGTTGTATTCCAGACGTTGTTCAGTGGGCCCGGGAGGCCGGACTCGACGTTTCGTTGGACCTCATTTATGGCACCCCGGGCGAATCGCTGGATGACTGGCGGCTCAGCCTGGAAACCGCAATTGCTACCGGAGTGGACCACGTCTCTGCCTATGCACTTGTAGTCGAACAGGGCACCAAGATGGCTGCCCAGGTGCGACGCGGCCAAATTGCTTTGCCCAGCGAAGATGACCAAGTTCAAAAGTACGAACTGGCAGAAGAACTATTGACCGCAGCCGGATTGGGATGGTATGAGGTTTCGAACTGGTCTCGAACCCCGGAAACCGCATGCCAACACAACCTCGCCTACTGGCGCGGTGACGACTGGTGGGGCATCGGCCCAGGGGCGCACTCCTACTTGGGTGGCCAACCAGATACCGATACGCAGGAACAGGCCGCCAGCGGTATGCGTTGGTGGAATGTGAAGCATCCAATCCGCTACGCTGCACTATTGGAAGCAGGGAATTCCCCGGCCGCAGGGCGGGAACGATTGACCGCCCAAGAAGCGGCCCTCGAACGGCTCATGCTGGGAATTCGGCTTCGCAAGGGGCTTTCGGTCGACGTTCTGAGCCCACAGGCTCGTACCCGGGTAGCAGGTCATATCGCTGCCGGACTTCTTGACGGAGGAGCGGCCGTGCGTGGGCTGCTGGTCTTGACGCTGAAGGGCCGCCTGCTTGCTGATACCGTGATTAGAGATCTGTCGGACTAA
- a CDS encoding ABC transporter ATP-binding protein: METHNDNSVAIRVNQVTRTFGEVSALGGVSFSIAKNSICGLLGSNGAGKTTLMALIAGHDRPTSGEVTVLGQTPFESAEVAAATSFIRDNQRFPDDYKLKHVLRIAKEFHANWDAEFANQLVAEFRIPAKTQVKKFSRGQLSALSIVIAMAARAPITIFDEPYLGLDVASRHRFYELLMQDYAAHPRTIIVSTHLVGEMEALFDHAVILELGKVVLDSPIEDLSGVAYRVSGRTENVRMFTGSKNVLSTRELGAMSVSVIQEPLNEGAKALAELDGLVIEPVSLQDLVGALGSQSASDNNNGVAA; this comes from the coding sequence ATGGAAACTCATAATGACAACTCGGTGGCAATCCGCGTCAACCAAGTCACGCGCACCTTTGGGGAAGTTAGCGCCCTCGGTGGGGTTAGCTTTAGCATTGCAAAAAACTCAATCTGCGGTCTTCTTGGAAGCAACGGTGCAGGCAAGACCACGCTTATGGCGCTCATTGCCGGCCACGACCGTCCAACGAGTGGTGAAGTAACCGTGCTTGGGCAGACCCCATTTGAATCCGCTGAGGTGGCAGCTGCAACATCGTTCATCAGGGACAACCAGCGCTTTCCGGATGACTACAAACTCAAGCATGTCCTGCGGATAGCCAAAGAGTTCCACGCTAACTGGGATGCAGAGTTTGCCAACCAGCTGGTGGCGGAGTTTCGCATTCCAGCCAAGACTCAGGTCAAGAAGTTTTCACGCGGTCAGCTTTCGGCGCTGTCAATCGTGATCGCAATGGCTGCACGTGCGCCCATTACCATCTTTGATGAGCCTTATTTGGGGCTGGATGTGGCTTCCCGTCACCGCTTCTATGAGCTGCTCATGCAAGACTATGCTGCTCACCCGCGCACCATCATTGTCTCAACTCACCTAGTGGGGGAGATGGAAGCGTTGTTTGACCACGCCGTGATCCTGGAGCTAGGCAAGGTTGTGCTCGACAGCCCCATTGAAGACCTCTCGGGTGTGGCCTATCGCGTCTCTGGGCGCACCGAAAACGTGCGGATGTTCACGGGGTCAAAGAACGTTCTATCGACCCGCGAACTTGGGGCCATGTCAGTTTCCGTGATTCAAGAACCTCTAAATGAGGGCGCCAAGGCACTGGCGGAACTTGATGGGCTGGTGATTGAGCCGGTCTCTTTGCAAGATCTTGTTGGGGCGCTAGGTTCCCAATCGGCTAGCGACAATAACAATGGAGTTGCAGCATGA
- a CDS encoding DegV family protein produces MNSLDQGHRVLVVTDSTASLGDLDGGVSGLRRISLHINVAGQSFREGTEIDFDTVVAHLEQGTEVSTSQPNLEEFTALFASAFAQGYTDIVAVHISGALSGTFQTASMAARQWPGRVTVLDSGLAGLALGIAARAGAQAASDGANAQAVVAAIEARTKRAGALFMVDSLEHLRRGGRLSGPLAAVGTALGLKPLLVLSNGEIQIAAKLRSRNAALGQMYQRATVARVLPGVEFGVHYFGNRTHADQLAQRITTELAKPVFVTAASAVLGAHVGPGLVALTWA; encoded by the coding sequence GTGAACAGCTTAGATCAAGGCCACCGGGTGCTCGTGGTGACAGACTCAACGGCATCATTGGGCGACCTTGATGGTGGGGTCAGTGGTCTGCGTAGAATTTCACTGCATATCAATGTCGCCGGGCAGTCGTTCCGGGAAGGCACCGAGATCGACTTCGACACGGTGGTCGCTCATCTCGAACAGGGTACGGAAGTTAGTACCTCCCAACCGAACCTGGAAGAATTTACGGCGCTGTTTGCGTCCGCATTCGCGCAGGGTTACACCGATATCGTGGCCGTTCATATTTCAGGAGCGCTGTCCGGGACATTCCAAACCGCATCAATGGCGGCGCGCCAATGGCCTGGCCGAGTCACGGTTCTAGACTCTGGATTAGCGGGGCTGGCCCTGGGTATTGCGGCCCGGGCGGGCGCACAGGCCGCGAGTGATGGGGCCAACGCCCAGGCTGTGGTTGCGGCGATTGAGGCCCGTACCAAACGTGCCGGAGCGTTATTCATGGTGGACTCCCTCGAGCATCTGCGCCGTGGTGGTCGACTTTCAGGGCCACTCGCGGCGGTTGGAACCGCATTGGGTCTCAAACCACTGCTCGTGCTTTCCAACGGTGAGATCCAAATCGCAGCAAAATTACGCTCCCGTAACGCGGCACTTGGACAGATGTACCAACGGGCCACGGTTGCCCGAGTCCTACCGGGGGTGGAGTTTGGGGTGCACTACTTTGGCAACCGAACCCACGCGGACCAGTTAGCGCAACGCATCACAACCGAACTTGCCAAGCCAGTGTTCGTCACTGCGGCATCGGCAGTGTTGGGAGCCCACGTGGGACCCGGCCTGGTGGCGTTGACCTGGGCTTAA
- the rpsT gene encoding 30S ribosomal protein S20, with the protein MANIKSQIKRNRTNEKARLRNKTVKSELRTYIRAAREAIASGDKEKAIPALNAATRKLDQAVTKGVLHRNQAANRKSALAKSAAAL; encoded by the coding sequence GTGGCTAACATCAAGTCCCAGATCAAGCGTAACCGTACCAACGAGAAGGCACGCCTTCGGAACAAGACAGTCAAGTCCGAGCTGCGCACATACATCCGCGCCGCTCGCGAGGCGATTGCTTCCGGAGACAAGGAAAAAGCAATTCCTGCCCTGAACGCTGCTACGCGCAAGCTTGACCAGGCAGTAACAAAGGGTGTGCTACACCGCAACCAGGCAGCGAACCGCAAGTCCGCCCTGGCCAAGAGTGCAGCTGCTCTCTAG
- the lepA gene encoding translation elongation factor 4, with product MNPVTHKSSAQLLARIKPAATAPDLLRNFCIIAHIDHGKSTLADRMLQLTGVVDDRVMRAQFLDSMDIERERGITIKSQAVRMPWIVDDTPYALNMIDTPGHVDFTYEVSRSLAACEGALLLVDAAQGIEAQTLANLYLAMENDLTIIPVLNKIDLPAAQPEKYAEELAGLVGCEPEDVLLVSGKTGVGVEPLLNRIVERIPAPVGDADAPARAMIFDSVYDTYRGVVTYVRVIDGKFTPRERLVMMSTKTPHELLEIGVTSPVATPTEGLGVGEVGYLITGVKDVRQSKVGDTVTNLSKPATEALEGYSEPKPMVFSGLYPIDGSDYPVLRDALDRLKLNDAALIYEPETSVALGFGFRVGYLGLLHLEIVRERLEREFNLDLISTAPNVIYNVQMDDKSWVEVTNPSEFPGGKILDVQEPVAKATILAPSEYIGAIMELCQERRGELQGMDYLSADRVEMRYMLPLAEIVFDFFDALKSRTRGYASLDYDVTTSQSADLVKVDVLLQGERVDAFSAIVHKDAAYSYGLKMCSKLKELIPRQQFEVPIQAAIGARIIARENIRAIRKDVLAKCYGGDISRKRKLLEKQKEGKKRMKTIGSVEVPKEAFISALTSEQGDSRKK from the coding sequence ATGAACCCCGTGACTCACAAATCTTCCGCGCAACTTCTTGCCCGCATTAAGCCCGCCGCGACGGCTCCTGATCTGCTGCGCAACTTTTGCATCATTGCGCACATTGACCACGGTAAATCCACCTTGGCTGACCGGATGCTGCAGCTGACCGGTGTTGTTGACGATCGGGTCATGCGCGCGCAATTCCTTGATTCGATGGACATTGAGCGCGAGCGTGGAATCACGATCAAGTCTCAAGCGGTGCGTATGCCGTGGATTGTTGACGACACTCCTTACGCCCTGAACATGATTGACACTCCCGGACACGTGGACTTCACCTACGAGGTCTCACGTTCGTTGGCTGCGTGCGAAGGCGCTCTACTTCTGGTGGATGCGGCTCAGGGCATTGAGGCCCAGACGTTGGCAAACCTGTACCTAGCTATGGAAAATGATCTGACCATCATTCCAGTGCTGAACAAGATTGACTTGCCGGCCGCTCAGCCGGAGAAGTATGCGGAAGAGCTGGCCGGTCTGGTGGGTTGTGAACCCGAGGACGTCTTGTTGGTTTCCGGTAAGACCGGTGTTGGTGTTGAGCCGCTGCTGAACCGTATTGTTGAGCGCATTCCTGCTCCGGTCGGGGACGCGGATGCTCCAGCGCGTGCCATGATTTTTGACTCCGTGTATGACACATACCGCGGCGTAGTTACCTATGTGCGTGTAATTGACGGAAAGTTCACCCCGCGTGAGCGCTTGGTCATGATGTCCACCAAGACCCCTCATGAGCTCCTAGAGATTGGGGTGACCTCACCGGTTGCAACCCCGACCGAGGGCCTCGGAGTCGGTGAAGTGGGTTACCTGATCACCGGTGTGAAGGACGTACGTCAATCCAAGGTTGGTGACACGGTCACGAACCTAAGTAAGCCGGCAACTGAAGCCCTTGAGGGCTACTCCGAACCCAAGCCAATGGTGTTCTCCGGGTTGTACCCGATTGATGGTTCGGATTACCCGGTCTTGCGTGACGCTTTGGACCGTTTGAAGCTTAACGATGCCGCACTGATTTATGAGCCTGAGACCTCGGTTGCGTTGGGCTTTGGTTTCCGTGTTGGATACCTTGGTCTGCTGCACTTGGAGATTGTGCGCGAGCGCCTCGAACGCGAATTCAACTTGGACTTGATCTCGACCGCACCAAACGTTATTTACAACGTTCAGATGGACGACAAATCTTGGGTTGAGGTCACCAACCCGTCCGAGTTCCCGGGCGGTAAGATCCTTGATGTGCAAGAACCCGTTGCTAAAGCAACAATCTTGGCACCATCGGAGTACATTGGCGCGATCATGGAGTTGTGCCAAGAACGTCGCGGCGAACTGCAGGGCATGGATTACCTCTCCGCAGACCGCGTCGAGATGCGCTACATGCTGCCATTGGCCGAGATTGTGTTCGACTTCTTTGACGCACTTAAGTCACGCACCCGCGGTTACGCTTCGCTTGACTACGATGTGACTACATCGCAGTCAGCTGACCTGGTCAAGGTTGACGTACTGCTTCAGGGCGAGCGTGTGGATGCCTTCTCCGCGATTGTGCACAAGGACGCCGCGTACTCGTACGGACTGAAGATGTGTTCAAAACTGAAGGAACTCATCCCTAGGCAACAATTTGAGGTCCCCATTCAGGCCGCCATTGGTGCCCGGATCATTGCCCGTGAGAACATCAGGGCGATCCGTAAAGATGTTCTTGCTAAGTGCTACGGAGGAGACATCTCCCGTAAGCGCAAGCTGCTGGAAAAGCAGAAGGAAGGTAAGAAGCGTATGAAGACCATTGGTTCCGTTGAGGTGCCAAAGGAAGCGTTCATTAGCGCACTTACCTCGGAGCAGGGCGACTCCCGCAAGAAGTAG
- a CDS encoding GntR family transcriptional regulator encodes MFTDDKPLFQQVADLICSDILRGTYAEGDQVSSTNDFAAFYRINPATAGKGINLLVDQEILYKKRGIGMFVAQGAREKLLATQQGEFMEKYVAEFVTQARALGLNLERVQELIAKEYRDGNS; translated from the coding sequence GTGTTTACAGACGACAAGCCTCTGTTTCAACAAGTTGCAGATCTGATCTGCAGCGACATCCTGCGCGGCACCTACGCCGAGGGGGATCAGGTGTCCTCGACCAACGATTTCGCTGCGTTCTACCGGATTAATCCGGCCACCGCGGGTAAGGGAATTAATCTCCTGGTAGACCAAGAGATTCTTTACAAAAAGCGGGGAATCGGCATGTTTGTGGCGCAAGGGGCACGAGAAAAACTGCTTGCAACTCAGCAGGGGGAATTTATGGAGAAGTACGTTGCCGAGTTTGTAACTCAGGCACGGGCCCTCGGGCTCAACCTAGAACGCGTCCAAGAGCTTATAGCAAAGGAGTACCGTGATGGAAACTCATAA
- a CDS encoding type II toxin-antitoxin system PemK/MazF family toxin: MAKTNWVATVKKIAVFILELLKESDSKNSQASRPGDHPGKTSAKQSANKRSTERGTQNSKPKPSALPQTKTTNRTNSNTATTGKSPALSKHYPGDYIGRVSPEYSPELDGEPDPGEIVWTWVPYEEDYSQGKDRPVLLVGSDGPWLLGLMLTSKDHTAAGLPTNNSGPRWLDIGSGPWDSQGRDSEIRLDRVIRIHPHHMRREGAIMPTKIFATVTRAL, encoded by the coding sequence GTGGCTAAGACTAATTGGGTAGCAACCGTCAAGAAAATCGCCGTATTTATCCTTGAGTTGCTCAAAGAATCAGATAGCAAAAATTCGCAAGCTAGCAGGCCCGGAGATCATCCGGGTAAAACGTCGGCTAAACAATCGGCAAATAAGCGCAGTACCGAGCGGGGCACTCAGAATTCCAAACCCAAGCCGTCTGCATTGCCACAGACTAAAACTACCAACCGCACCAACTCCAATACCGCGACCACCGGCAAGTCCCCCGCACTATCCAAGCATTACCCGGGCGACTACATCGGAAGAGTTAGTCCCGAGTATTCCCCTGAGCTCGATGGTGAGCCGGACCCCGGCGAAATTGTGTGGACTTGGGTCCCCTATGAAGAGGACTATTCCCAAGGCAAGGACCGGCCCGTGTTGCTCGTGGGCAGCGATGGGCCTTGGCTGCTGGGGCTCATGCTCACCTCCAAGGACCACACCGCCGCGGGCCTCCCTACCAACAACTCTGGGCCGCGCTGGTTAGACATTGGCTCAGGACCGTGGGATTCCCAGGGTAGAGACAGTGAAATTCGCTTGGACCGGGTGATCCGTATTCACCCCCATCACATGCGCCGCGAAGGAGCGATCATGCCCACGAAGATCTTTGCAACGGTAACTCGCGCACTGTAG
- the holA gene encoding DNA polymerase III subunit delta — MSATKTPRGSQLARALTWDTASLAPLVLIQGSEGLLVDRALDALSTQALAADPQTEKTVLTAAAYQAGMLSFLTSPSLFGEPRLVVIDNLETTTDALIADIIGYLDGPAADVWLVLAHRGGVRGKKMLDAIKKSSFPVVLCEPIKRDTDKVTFAAAEFKRAGRRATAGAVRALVEALGSDLRELGAACNQLMADNSGTIDENLVDKYYGGRVEATGFKVADAAVAGNSSEAIQLLRHALATGADPVPIVAALAMKLRTLAKVAGLRSGHSMSDLGMPSWQADRARKDLMNWTPDGLAIAITAVAAADAEVKGAGRDPVFAVERAVLTITRAWGK; from the coding sequence ATGTCAGCAACCAAAACTCCCCGCGGCTCCCAACTTGCTCGTGCCCTGACTTGGGACACTGCTAGCCTTGCCCCACTGGTGCTGATCCAAGGAAGTGAGGGGCTCCTCGTTGACCGAGCGCTTGATGCGCTTTCCACTCAAGCGCTCGCAGCTGACCCACAAACGGAGAAGACCGTTCTGACCGCTGCAGCGTACCAGGCGGGAATGCTCAGTTTCTTAACCAGCCCTTCCCTGTTTGGGGAACCCCGCCTCGTTGTCATTGACAACCTCGAGACCACGACCGATGCGCTTATTGCCGACATCATCGGGTATCTCGATGGCCCGGCCGCAGACGTGTGGCTGGTACTTGCGCACCGGGGAGGTGTGCGCGGCAAGAAGATGCTTGATGCCATTAAGAAGAGTAGTTTTCCCGTAGTACTCTGTGAGCCGATCAAGCGTGACACCGACAAAGTTACCTTTGCTGCGGCCGAGTTCAAACGTGCCGGGCGCCGAGCCACCGCGGGTGCCGTGCGTGCCCTGGTTGAGGCTTTAGGCTCGGACCTGAGAGAGCTGGGCGCGGCTTGTAATCAACTCATGGCTGATAACTCGGGGACCATTGACGAAAACCTGGTAGATAAGTACTACGGCGGACGGGTTGAGGCAACCGGTTTTAAAGTGGCCGATGCAGCGGTAGCCGGAAACTCTTCCGAGGCAATTCAGCTCTTGCGCCATGCACTGGCCACCGGTGCCGATCCGGTGCCAATCGTGGCTGCGCTTGCGATGAAGCTGCGCACGTTGGCCAAAGTAGCTGGGCTACGTTCCGGGCACTCAATGTCTGATTTGGGGATGCCATCGTGGCAAGCGGATCGTGCCCGCAAGGACCTCATGAACTGGACGCCGGACGGGTTGGCCATTGCGATTACCGCGGTAGCCGCGGCCGATGCCGAGGTTAAAGGCGCGGGAAGAGACCCGGTCTTTGCGGTAGAACGCGCTGTTTTGACGATCACCCGAGCCTGGGGAAAATAA